The Novosphingobium terrae genome has a window encoding:
- a CDS encoding YiiD C-terminal domain-containing protein gives MDIAVLEQYLHHQIPLSEAMQVTVDAAGSDSVVLSAPLEPNINHKRTAFGGSISTLGILAAWSLVHLRLLEEGLRCEVVIQSNQMDYERPITGAFSAASAVRDPAGWPTFLKTLRRRKMARIEVSSDLMFEEAVVGRLSGRFVAFLQEA, from the coding sequence ATGGATATCGCTGTTCTAGAGCAATATTTGCATCACCAGATCCCCTTGTCGGAAGCGATGCAGGTGACGGTTGATGCGGCTGGATCGGACTCGGTGGTGCTTTCCGCGCCGCTTGAACCCAACATCAATCACAAGAGAACCGCCTTTGGCGGCAGCATCTCGACCCTGGGCATCCTTGCCGCATGGTCTCTGGTGCATCTGCGGTTGCTGGAGGAGGGCCTGCGCTGCGAGGTTGTCATCCAGTCCAACCAGATGGATTATGAGCGGCCGATCACGGGGGCGTTTAGCGCCGCTTCTGCGGTGCGCGATCCGGCGGGATGGCCGACCTTCCTCAAGACATTGCGGCGCCGGAAGATGGCGCGCATTGAGGTAAGCTCAGACCTGATGTTCGAGGAAGCGGTGGTTGGCCGCCTGAGCGGACGCTTCGTGGCCTTCCTGCAGGAAGCCTGA